From the Hyphomicrobium sp. ghe19 genome, one window contains:
- a CDS encoding major capsid protein: MAIIGQTYPQLIDMHKANGPGQVIEILSQDNPILDDAIARACNMGATERTLIRTGLPSASWGRLYKGVKQSKSTMQQVDDTTGFLEARSEVDTRLLKLAKDPARQRLVESAPYFEAMNQEMAAGLFYHDIATTPEKFKGLSARYSMYYSGAKSGAPKSSASQVVDGGGRGNDNTSIWFVTWGDHATSLLYPEGTQAGVTMQDKGEEKVLDANGDAYYAKVATYEWHIGTTVKDWRYNARIANIDVSDLLAGSVDAWKLLRQGYYRLKSRRRDGKSSRIAIYMNSDVLEVLDAQSSDRALLAANANTVSLGHAQVEGKEVRTYRGIPIRETDALLNTEAAVPAFA, encoded by the coding sequence ATGGCAATTATCGGTCAGACCTACCCTCAGCTTATTGACATGCACAAGGCCAATGGGCCTGGACAGGTCATCGAAATTCTCTCGCAGGATAATCCCATCCTGGACGACGCTATCGCCCGCGCTTGCAACATGGGCGCGACTGAGCGAACGCTGATCCGCACGGGTCTGCCGTCTGCTTCGTGGGGCCGTCTGTACAAGGGCGTGAAACAGTCCAAGTCGACGATGCAGCAGGTCGACGACACGACGGGCTTCTTGGAAGCACGCTCGGAAGTCGACACTCGATTGCTCAAGCTGGCTAAAGATCCGGCTCGTCAGCGCCTTGTTGAAAGCGCTCCTTACTTCGAAGCCATGAACCAGGAAATGGCTGCGGGTCTGTTCTATCACGACATCGCAACCACGCCCGAGAAGTTCAAGGGCCTCTCGGCGCGTTACTCGATGTACTACTCGGGCGCTAAGTCCGGCGCTCCCAAAAGCTCGGCGTCGCAGGTCGTCGACGGTGGCGGTCGCGGCAACGACAATACGTCGATCTGGTTCGTCACGTGGGGCGATCACGCGACTTCTCTGCTCTATCCTGAAGGCACCCAGGCCGGTGTTACGATGCAGGACAAGGGCGAAGAAAAGGTCTTGGACGCCAACGGCGACGCCTATTACGCCAAGGTCGCGACTTACGAATGGCATATCGGCACGACCGTGAAGGACTGGCGTTATAACGCCCGTATCGCCAACATCGACGTGTCTGATTTGCTGGCTGGCTCTGTCGACGCGTGGAAGCTGCTTCGTCAGGGATATTACCGCCTGAAGTCGCGCCGTCGTGACGGCAAGTCGAGCCGTATCGCTATCTACATGAACAGCGACGTTCTCGAAGTTCTCGACGCTCAGTCGAGCGACCGCGCACTGCTCGCGGCCAACGCAAACACCGTTTCGCTCGGTCATGCGCAGGTCGAAGGCAAGGAAGTCCGCACCTATCGCGGCATTCCGATCCGCGAGACGGATGCCCTCCTGAACACTGAAGCGGCTGTTCCGGCGTTCGCTTAA
- a CDS encoding portal protein: protein MNAPSNETQIAYHRRRCEELKQIRQPWESDWQELASNVDPTRYRAQLRAERAASRKKIIDGTGTLAYRTLKSGMHSGLTSPARPWFKLGAEDPDLRDFAPVKQYLSLTEERLRKVFSASNIYTSFHTGYGDLGLFGQSCGILVEDDEKVVRIIQLLHGTFWLSRNDAGRATTLYRCFRWSVQRIVARFGLDNVSSSVRSKFDAGRYDETFVIWHAIEPRLKRNSDSPAKWDMPYLSNYWEEGSDANRLLEESGFEENPIIAPPWELSGDDHYATSPGQDAIGDVKMLQKEQTRKLEGIDKQVRPPMTGPTSMRNNPASLLPGSITYVDDPNRMGYREAMQVRLQLGELREDIHDVQQRIERTFYADLFLMLANMEGIQPRNQFEIAERKEEKLLALGPVLENIYNGQLEPVIERTYAIMNRRELLPPPPPDLQKKNLGIEYTSMLAQAQKAVATGAIERGVAFVGQLSAVKPDVLDKIDADEAVDVYFDYIGVPPSIVVPDDDVAKVREARAQQQKAAEQAAMASQVAPAAKQGAEAAAVLADAQNNPGGGALLQRLGIG from the coding sequence AGCAACGAGACGCAAATCGCCTATCACCGCAGGCGTTGCGAAGAACTGAAGCAGATCCGCCAGCCGTGGGAAAGCGACTGGCAGGAGCTTGCGAGCAATGTCGATCCAACGCGGTATCGCGCGCAATTGCGTGCTGAACGCGCGGCATCGCGGAAGAAGATTATCGACGGGACGGGAACGCTCGCCTATCGCACGCTCAAATCAGGCATGCATTCGGGCCTGACATCGCCGGCGCGGCCTTGGTTCAAGCTCGGGGCTGAAGATCCGGACTTGCGAGACTTCGCGCCGGTCAAGCAATACCTTTCGCTTACCGAGGAACGCTTGCGCAAGGTGTTCTCGGCATCGAACATTTACACGTCGTTCCATACCGGATACGGCGATCTCGGCCTGTTTGGTCAGTCGTGCGGCATACTCGTCGAGGATGACGAGAAAGTCGTCCGGATCATCCAGCTTTTGCATGGCACGTTCTGGCTTTCGCGCAACGACGCTGGCCGCGCGACCACGCTCTATCGCTGCTTTCGCTGGTCGGTGCAGCGGATCGTTGCGCGCTTCGGCTTGGACAATGTCAGCAGCAGCGTGCGCTCGAAGTTCGATGCGGGCCGATACGATGAGACTTTCGTTATTTGGCACGCAATCGAGCCGCGCCTAAAGCGCAATTCTGACAGCCCCGCTAAGTGGGATATGCCGTACCTCTCGAACTATTGGGAGGAAGGCAGCGACGCCAACAGGCTTCTCGAAGAAAGCGGCTTCGAGGAAAACCCGATTATCGCGCCCCCGTGGGAACTGTCGGGCGACGATCATTATGCCACGTCGCCAGGGCAAGACGCCATCGGTGACGTGAAGATGCTTCAGAAGGAACAGACGCGGAAACTCGAAGGCATCGACAAGCAAGTCCGGCCGCCGATGACGGGGCCGACGAGCATGAGAAACAACCCGGCTTCGCTTCTGCCGGGTTCGATTACCTACGTCGATGACCCGAACCGCATGGGGTATCGCGAGGCGATGCAGGTGCGGCTTCAACTTGGCGAGCTTCGCGAAGACATTCACGACGTGCAGCAGCGTATCGAACGCACGTTCTATGCTGACCTGTTCCTGATGCTGGCGAACATGGAAGGCATTCAGCCGCGCAATCAATTCGAGATCGCGGAGCGCAAAGAAGAAAAGCTTCTGGCGCTCGGTCCGGTGCTCGAAAACATTTACAACGGCCAGCTCGAGCCGGTGATTGAGCGAACCTATGCGATCATGAACAGGCGCGAATTGTTGCCGCCTCCGCCTCCTGATCTGCAAAAGAAAAACCTCGGCATCGAATACACGTCGATGCTGGCGCAAGCTCAGAAGGCCGTCGCGACAGGGGCGATTGAACGCGGCGTGGCGTTCGTCGGTCAGCTATCGGCCGTGAAACCTGACGTCCTCGACAAGATCGACGCGGACGAAGCGGTCGACGTCTACTTCGATTATATCGGCGTGCCGCCGTCTATCGTCGTGCCTGACGATGATGTCGCGAAGGTCCGCGAGGCGCGCGCACAGCAGCAGAAAGCAGCCGAGCAGGCGGCAATGGCGTCGCAAGTCGCGCCTGCCGCAAAGCAGGGCGCTGAGGCTGCGGCCGTTCTCGCTGACGCTCAGAATAACCCTGGTGGCGGCGCGTTGCTTCAACGGTTGGGGATTGGCTGA
- a CDS encoding phage protein Gp13 family protein → MKPRTQIVPARPAHIRTIARRMREADRLEVHAASGKTPGQALAFSLRKSSVAWTWLVDGRPEAMFGVGDLNILAGVGAPWLLGTDVVLAHQMEFLRRSREWRNQLLQRYSTLTNFVDVRNEVSVRWLRWLGFKLSEPITYRGHDFYVFELRSTDV, encoded by the coding sequence ATGAAACCAAGGACGCAAATCGTGCCGGCGCGGCCTGCGCATATTCGCACCATCGCGCGGCGGATGCGTGAGGCCGATAGGCTCGAGGTCCATGCGGCATCAGGAAAGACGCCGGGGCAAGCCTTGGCGTTCTCGCTTCGCAAGTCTTCGGTCGCCTGGACGTGGCTCGTCGACGGCCGCCCTGAAGCCATGTTTGGCGTTGGCGATTTAAACATCCTTGCCGGGGTAGGCGCTCCCTGGTTGCTCGGCACCGATGTCGTGCTGGCGCATCAGATGGAGTTCCTTCGCCGGTCGCGCGAATGGCGAAATCAACTGTTGCAGAGATATTCGACACTGACGAATTTCGTCGATGTTCGCAACGAGGTGTCGGTTCGCTGGCTGCGGTGGCTGGGGTTTAAGCTTTCCGAGCCGATCACATATCGCGGTCACGACTTTTACGTCTTTGAATTGAGGTCGACCGATGTGTGA
- a CDS encoding Bbp16 family capsid cement protein, translated as MILDNQTLFSDAQAITASAASTNIIDLGPIAVGVVRDIGKGVKIPVLLQVVEAFAAAGAGTLTFALEVDDNSSFSSPKVVATTPAIGKAALVPGYQVNLDYIPRGTDEKFMRLNYTVATGPMTAGKVTAGVMLGGHQTNG; from the coding sequence ATGATCCTCGACAATCAGACGCTTTTCTCGGATGCCCAGGCGATCACCGCTTCTGCTGCATCTACGAACATCATCGATCTCGGCCCGATTGCGGTCGGCGTCGTTCGCGACATCGGCAAGGGCGTGAAGATCCCGGTCTTGCTTCAGGTCGTGGAAGCTTTCGCCGCTGCTGGCGCTGGCACACTCACGTTCGCGCTCGAGGTCGACGACAACTCATCTTTCTCGTCGCCCAAGGTCGTCGCGACGACGCCCGCAATTGGCAAGGCTGCGCTCGTGCCCGGCTATCAGGTCAATCTCGACTACATCCCGCGCGGGACTGACGAGAAGTTCATGCGCCTCAACTACACGGTGGCAACTGGCCCGATGACGGCCGGCAAGGTCACCGCTGGCGTAATGCTCGGAGGTCATCAGACCAATGGCTAA